In Leptospiraceae bacterium, the following are encoded in one genomic region:
- a CDS encoding MBL fold metallo-hydrolase — protein sequence MQLKFTHSGINFEGISEGGIQTSICIPRFNLLFDIGAIPHEKIHMENVLVTHGHLDHAAGIPYFISQRSLQKLKAPNIYVNQDMYENTKKIIQLYSEIEGFEYSYNLVSTALNTEYPLNSNTFFKAFKTTHRIASQGYTIFERVKKILPEYADLASNEIVSLKSKGANLTVDKESPLVSFSGDTQIEYILEHKEVRESKILFLECTYVDSDRNVERARMWGHTHLDEIIAYANEFKNEKIILIHFSKRYKHSFIKDIVRKKIPDILKGRVHCFLP from the coding sequence TTGCAATTAAAATTCACACATTCAGGAATTAATTTTGAAGGAATCTCCGAAGGAGGTATACAAACAAGTATTTGTATACCTAGATTCAATCTTCTATTTGACATTGGTGCAATCCCACATGAAAAAATTCATATGGAAAATGTCTTAGTCACACATGGACATTTAGATCATGCTGCGGGTATTCCATATTTCATTTCCCAAAGATCCCTTCAGAAATTAAAAGCACCAAATATTTATGTAAATCAAGATATGTATGAAAATACAAAAAAAATCATTCAACTTTACTCAGAAATCGAAGGGTTCGAGTATTCTTACAATTTAGTCTCGACTGCGTTAAATACTGAATATCCTCTAAATTCGAATACATTTTTTAAAGCATTTAAAACAACTCATCGCATTGCATCACAAGGTTATACAATTTTCGAAAGAGTAAAAAAAATTCTTCCAGAATATGCGGATTTAGCTAGTAACGAAATTGTTTCCCTCAAATCAAAAGGTGCCAATCTAACGGTAGACAAGGAGTCCCCACTTGTTAGTTTTTCCGGAGATACACAAATAGAATATATTCTGGAACACAAAGAAGTAAGGGAGTCCAAAATTCTTTTTTTAGAATGTACCTATGTGGATTCAGATAGAAATGTAGAACGAGCAAGAATGTGGGGACACACTCATTTGGATGAAATTATTGCCTACGCAAACGAATTTAAAAATGAAAAAATCATTTTAATTCATTTTTCAAAAAGATACAAACATAGTTTTATCAAAGACATTGTTCGAAAAAAAATTCCAGACATTTTAAAAGGAAGAGTTCACTGCTTTTTGCCATGA
- a CDS encoding ankyrin repeat domain-containing protein, whose protein sequence is MNLKKKFTLISILFIFHCASVEEKYVEAAAEGNLELMEELSTKKGNLLNAREERNWTALIAAASVGKTKVVNYLIQKKAYLNLRTNLGDTALYRASAKGYSEIVKNLLEAGANPNIKDKKGDTPLMKAASKGNIEVMRLLLEAKVNPNEIRISNIDESTAIMVASEQNQLEAMNILLKYKANINSKNQNGETALCLAAASGKLNAVKFLIENGANVNHVSRYGLTPVLQALENGHYGIVNELIKAGAKE, encoded by the coding sequence ATGAACCTAAAGAAAAAATTTACTCTAATTAGTATTCTATTTATTTTTCACTGTGCGAGTGTGGAAGAAAAATACGTAGAAGCTGCAGCAGAAGGAAACCTTGAGTTGATGGAAGAACTTTCCACTAAAAAAGGAAATTTATTGAACGCAAGAGAAGAAAGAAATTGGACTGCATTAATTGCGGCGGCAAGTGTTGGCAAAACCAAAGTCGTAAATTATTTAATTCAAAAAAAAGCATATTTAAATCTTAGAACTAATTTAGGGGATACTGCCTTATATAGGGCTTCCGCAAAAGGATATTCAGAAATTGTAAAAAATTTATTGGAAGCAGGGGCAAATCCAAATATAAAAGACAAAAAGGGTGATACTCCTCTTATGAAGGCGGCTTCCAAGGGGAATATAGAAGTAATGCGCTTATTACTGGAAGCAAAAGTAAATCCAAATGAAATTCGAATTTCTAATATAGATGAGTCCACAGCTATTATGGTAGCATCGGAACAAAACCAACTAGAGGCAATGAATATACTTTTAAAATACAAAGCAAATATAAATAGTAAAAATCAGAATGGGGAAACAGCTCTTTGTTTAGCCGCTGCCTCTGGAAAATTAAATGCAGTTAAATTTCTGATAGAAAACGGTGCAAATGTGAATCATGTTTCTCGTTACGGATTAACACCGGTATTACAAGCTTTAGAAAATGGGCACTACGGAATAGTAAATGAATTAATAAAGGCAGGAGCAAAAGAATGA
- a CDS encoding insulinase family protein, translated as MKLYKVIFISTCILFTNLAGQSLFEDVASRLKKTVKRVHLPNGLKLIMMQNTTSPTLALYAKFKVGSVDETKEIAGTAHLLEHMLFKGTENVGTTNFAEEKKFHILLKATGSELDKLKLEKRNLEDSSQKVPSDLLNRITRLERRLKDIEVIQKKYIVKAEDTYIYEQHGQVGFNAYTSHDVTNYQIRLPANRLEIWAKMESDRLKNPILREYYTERDVIMEERRMRVENRGAGILREKYLALAFGEHAYGQPVIGYESNIPFLDIYETEDFFKKHYTPDNMVIAIVGDLDFDKTEEMIRKYFSDLKPSKEKKLGTRVKEKFNTGEKRVSFKYPGGSIYIMGWHKPAYPHPDSSVFDVIDSILSQGTSSRLYKRLVLKDKLVSSIDAWGTDPGERYSNLFSIYSQLNSDADPTKVETIIWEEIEKLKTENVSKEELEKIKNKMTADFLREIDSNGTLADSLSYYELLTGNWEDLFLSYDKLNNISEADIKRVATKYFVKENLTIGHLDARK; from the coding sequence TTGAAGTTATATAAAGTAATTTTTATTTCAACCTGTATACTATTCACAAATCTCGCGGGACAATCACTTTTTGAAGATGTAGCATCCAGACTCAAAAAAACAGTCAAAAGAGTCCACCTTCCAAATGGTTTAAAATTAATCATGATGCAAAACACAACTTCCCCTACTCTTGCCCTCTATGCAAAATTCAAAGTTGGATCTGTAGATGAGACAAAAGAAATTGCGGGAACTGCTCATTTACTTGAACATATGCTTTTTAAAGGCACTGAAAATGTTGGAACCACAAATTTTGCTGAAGAGAAAAAATTCCATATTCTTTTAAAAGCAACAGGAAGTGAACTGGATAAATTAAAACTTGAAAAAAGAAATTTGGAAGACAGTTCCCAAAAAGTCCCATCCGATTTACTAAATCGAATCACAAGACTTGAGAGAAGACTTAAAGACATTGAAGTCATTCAAAAAAAATACATTGTAAAAGCAGAAGATACTTACATTTATGAACAACATGGTCAAGTAGGGTTTAATGCCTATACTTCGCACGACGTCACAAATTACCAAATTCGACTTCCAGCAAACAGACTTGAAATTTGGGCAAAAATGGAATCCGATCGTTTAAAAAATCCAATACTCCGTGAATACTATACTGAACGGGATGTAATCATGGAAGAAAGAAGAATGCGAGTAGAAAACAGAGGAGCCGGAATTTTAAGAGAAAAATATTTGGCACTTGCTTTTGGTGAACATGCCTACGGTCAACCGGTTATTGGTTATGAATCGAATATTCCATTTTTGGATATTTATGAAACGGAAGATTTTTTTAAAAAACACTATACTCCGGATAATATGGTGATTGCGATAGTAGGAGATTTAGACTTCGATAAAACCGAAGAAATGATTCGAAAGTATTTCTCAGACTTAAAACCTTCCAAAGAAAAAAAACTAGGAACTAGGGTTAAAGAAAAATTTAATACAGGTGAAAAACGTGTTAGTTTTAAATATCCGGGTGGATCCATTTATATCATGGGTTGGCATAAACCCGCTTATCCGCATCCTGATAGCAGCGTATTTGATGTTATCGACTCCATTCTATCACAAGGCACAAGTAGCAGACTTTACAAAAGACTTGTATTAAAGGATAAATTAGTTTCCAGTATTGATGCATGGGGAACTGATCCCGGAGAACGTTATTCCAATTTATTTAGCATTTACTCTCAATTAAACTCAGATGCCGATCCAACCAAAGTCGAAACTATCATCTGGGAAGAAATTGAAAAATTAAAAACAGAAAATGTTTCCAAAGAAGAATTAGAAAAAATTAAAAACAAAATGACGGCTGATTTTCTAAGAGAAATAGACAGTAATGGGACTCTTGCAGATAGTTTAAGTTATTATGAACTATTAACTGGCAATTGGGAAGATTTATTTCTAAGTTATGATAAACTTAATAATATCTCTGAGGCAGATATCAAACGAGTAGCCACCAAATATTTTGTGAAAGAAAACTTAACTATAGGACATTTGGATGCAAGGAAATAA
- a CDS encoding 1-acyl-sn-glycerol-3-phosphate acyltransferase, translating to MTEKEASVGRWHKEFFENIHNFVKSGLTEDEARQILERFLYLSSTTPMPPVMNIFKNPEALETVGVYTQGEEKARGFMMQFLSPIMKNFKVEGLENLEPIEHLLGKFPITLISNHLSHLDAPGIFQLLYASGPLGKKIAEQMVFIAGRLAFEPDFTRLGLYMFGTLLVCSKKDMSDNPSLSDLMTKINMRAFRHSQKLQQEGKIISIFPEGTRSRDGRLMPFVDTVYHYVANKIVLPISLEGTDKILPTSGFLFTPANGKLVIGKPVIVGDLHGKHKLPVELEQIKFPKHGDKKQFLIDNLALLVGSNLSRHKHGTYRNLYNGDGIGKHQNTLIQIPKHPEEHIVVIGSSNTSIATATILSNKNVFVTVYHPDKEMCKTYNAERRDLEHYPLYKLPPNIEFSSDDDVIKKATLFIQGTNPWEFDKIYPDIVDKLRKNKAPIVNVIKGLTNSPRGLILRDLEEVYGIERDRLAVASGASYPEQIIERKISGLEIAARDPSIIPKLVKLFTTGYIFSRQAIIPTDVSGVQLGGALKNIYALCMGLVEGYFKEVLGGNVDNTLFHLSNRFFKEMVSIGVKLGGQEPTFNGLSGLTDFMLACFGSDSRDRRYGYELVSGNHPTKMSNGYHGLKAIPNLVQLNIESYPVLTSAYEVVIGNKSINEAIQLLETRLSRV from the coding sequence ATGACTGAGAAAGAAGCAAGCGTTGGAAGATGGCATAAGGAATTTTTTGAAAATATTCACAACTTTGTTAAATCTGGTTTAACAGAGGATGAAGCTAGACAAATTCTAGAAAGATTTTTATACTTATCGAGTACGACTCCCATGCCTCCAGTCATGAATATTTTTAAGAACCCAGAAGCTCTTGAAACGGTTGGAGTTTATACCCAAGGAGAAGAAAAAGCACGCGGTTTTATGATGCAATTTCTCTCCCCCATCATGAAAAACTTCAAAGTAGAAGGTTTAGAAAACTTAGAGCCTATAGAACACCTTCTTGGAAAATTTCCAATCACCTTAATTTCAAATCACTTGAGTCACTTGGATGCCCCTGGGATTTTTCAATTGTTATATGCCTCCGGTCCACTCGGAAAAAAGATTGCCGAACAAATGGTATTCATTGCGGGACGACTTGCTTTTGAGCCTGATTTTACAAGACTCGGGCTTTATATGTTTGGGACACTCCTCGTTTGCTCCAAAAAAGATATGTCGGATAATCCAAGTTTGTCGGATCTCATGACAAAGATCAACATGAGAGCATTTCGCCATTCACAAAAATTACAGCAGGAAGGAAAAATTATTTCCATCTTCCCGGAGGGAACACGTTCAAGAGACGGAAGGCTTATGCCATTCGTAGATACCGTCTATCACTATGTAGCGAATAAGATTGTTCTACCTATTTCACTCGAAGGGACAGATAAAATTTTACCTACATCTGGATTTTTATTCACACCGGCTAATGGTAAACTTGTAATTGGGAAACCTGTTATCGTAGGTGACCTACACGGCAAACACAAATTACCCGTCGAACTAGAACAAATCAAATTTCCAAAACACGGAGACAAAAAACAATTCCTAATTGACAACCTCGCTCTTCTTGTAGGATCCAATCTAAGTCGCCACAAACATGGAACTTATCGTAACCTCTACAATGGAGATGGAATCGGAAAACATCAAAATACACTTATCCAAATACCAAAACATCCAGAAGAACATATTGTTGTAATCGGTTCTAGTAATACTTCGATTGCCACTGCAACAATTCTCTCCAACAAAAATGTATTTGTCACCGTGTATCATCCAGATAAAGAAATGTGCAAAACCTATAATGCTGAACGAAGGGATTTAGAGCATTATCCGCTCTATAAACTTCCGCCTAACATCGAATTTTCCTCCGACGACGATGTAATTAAAAAAGCAACTCTATTCATTCAAGGCACAAATCCATGGGAGTTTGATAAAATTTATCCTGATATAGTCGACAAACTTAGAAAAAACAAAGCTCCGATCGTAAACGTAATCAAAGGTCTTACCAATTCTCCCAGAGGATTAATCCTTAGAGACCTAGAAGAAGTGTATGGGATTGAACGAGACAGACTAGCAGTAGCAAGCGGTGCTAGTTACCCTGAACAAATCATCGAAAGGAAAATTTCCGGACTCGAAATCGCTGCCCGTGATCCGTCGATCATCCCAAAACTCGTAAAACTATTTACCACAGGATATATTTTCTCTCGCCAAGCAATTATACCGACTGACGTTTCCGGTGTTCAACTTGGTGGTGCACTCAAGAACATCTACGCACTTTGTATGGGTCTTGTAGAAGGTTATTTCAAAGAAGTTCTAGGGGGTAATGTGGATAATACGCTATTTCATTTATCAAACCGTTTCTTCAAAGAAATGGTTTCTATCGGCGTAAAACTCGGAGGCCAAGAGCCAACCTTTAACGGATTATCGGGATTAACCGATTTTATGCTCGCTTGTTTCGGTTCTGACTCTAGAGATAGACGTTATGGATACGAACTAGTAAGCGGAAATCACCCAACCAAAATGTCGAACGGATACCATGGTCTAAAAGCAATTCCAAATCTTGTTCAACTTAATATTGAGAGTTATCCTGTTCTGACCAGCGCATACGAAGTAGTTATTGGAAATAAAAGTATCAATGAAGCGATTCAACTTTTGGAAACTAGGTTGTCTAGGGTTTAA
- a CDS encoding adenylosuccinate synthase has protein sequence MPADLVIGAQWGDEGKAKVIDYLSKEIDIIVRYQGGANAGHTVVVHGKKYIFHLVPSGVIYPNTICVIGNGVVLDTDYLMKECDELCKEDFDVYNKLYISDSCHIILPLHGIIDSHRERNSSPGTKIGTTGKGIGICYADKMMRIGIRTGDLLDEESLREKLQLFLTRKNEELVKLYGEEPVKFDTIFESLKKFADKFKGKIINTTYYLNEELRKGKRVLLEGAQGVGLDIDFGTYPYVTSSNPTTGGALTGSGVGFQHLGRIYGISKAYATRVGEGPFPTELFGEDAEKMRQLGHEFGSTTGRPRRCGWFDLEMIKHSIRICGINNLVITKIDVLSTYPVIPVGIGYELNGKRLDYMPSCGLDKVKVIYENLPGWNTDITGINRFEELPANCQSYLKFLNEKIGVPISIISTGPDRKDTILM, from the coding sequence ATGCCAGCAGATTTAGTGATTGGTGCCCAATGGGGTGATGAAGGAAAAGCAAAGGTAATTGATTATTTAAGTAAAGAAATTGATATTATCGTTCGTTACCAAGGTGGGGCTAATGCCGGTCATACCGTTGTTGTGCATGGGAAAAAGTATATTTTTCACTTAGTTCCATCGGGTGTGATTTATCCAAATACGATATGCGTTATCGGAAATGGTGTTGTCCTTGATACTGATTATTTAATGAAAGAATGTGATGAACTTTGTAAAGAAGACTTTGATGTTTATAACAAACTTTATATAAGTGATTCTTGTCATATTATTTTACCACTTCATGGAATTATTGACTCTCATCGCGAAAGAAATTCATCTCCCGGTACCAAAATTGGAACTACAGGAAAAGGAATTGGAATTTGTTATGCAGATAAAATGATGCGTATTGGAATAAGGACGGGAGATTTATTGGATGAAGAATCCCTTCGAGAAAAATTGCAATTATTCTTAACACGTAAAAATGAAGAACTTGTAAAACTGTATGGAGAAGAGCCTGTAAAGTTTGATACAATTTTTGAAAGTCTGAAAAAATTTGCAGATAAATTCAAAGGAAAAATCATTAATACAACTTATTATCTGAATGAAGAACTTAGGAAAGGCAAACGTGTATTACTCGAAGGTGCACAAGGAGTAGGGTTAGATATTGACTTCGGTACTTATCCCTATGTTACGAGTTCTAATCCAACAACTGGAGGTGCACTTACTGGTTCGGGCGTTGGATTTCAACATCTTGGAAGGATTTATGGTATTTCAAAAGCTTATGCAACTCGTGTAGGGGAAGGTCCTTTTCCTACGGAACTTTTTGGAGAAGACGCTGAAAAAATGCGTCAATTGGGACATGAATTCGGATCTACCACTGGTAGGCCAAGAAGATGTGGTTGGTTTGATTTAGAAATGATCAAACACTCAATTCGAATTTGCGGAATCAATAATCTTGTAATTACGAAAATTGATGTACTTTCGACTTACCCTGTTATTCCTGTTGGTATTGGTTATGAGTTAAATGGCAAACGTTTAGATTATATGCCCTCTTGTGGACTAGATAAAGTGAAGGTTATTTATGAAAATCTTCCTGGTTGGAATACGGACATAACCGGAATTAACCGCTTTGAAGAACTTCCAGCTAATTGCCAATCTTACCTAAAATTTTTAAATGAAAAAATTGGAGTTCCTATTTCTATTATATCAACAGGTCCCGATAGAAAAGATACGATTTTGATGTAA
- a CDS encoding insulinase family protein — translation MKLKYYTLLLLTGFSLLAAPGDFVKDIKIEDLEFKIPEVNKLDLNENLKYYSIYSDKFPISYLEISLNAGEADTGDNGIEIPQLFAEVLKFGGSKNFPEDSFTSKLESLGASFGISSDYDKITITTSYLSRDEETVLNLLSDLIQNPNYSETALTNGKKKMNEMIQRRNERTETIGFRKAKELFYRGLLAGKISQTTSIEKIKMDDLKEFWTKAKQTKKRISITGLFNEKKIKETFTELFATDNINKPQNKERENTTELSLSKSFKEYKYKNLFITKDVNQSMVLMVGILPKHNDPDFYAIQILDYILGGGGFNSYMMQQIRVDKGLAYSSSSYPIFKKEHGLLYAYTLTKNESLNQVHELMKEILSENTFQKITEKEIEDAKKSINNQFVFLFLNNNRILENQIRFDEDEMPTDYLKNYRANMEKVTLEDIRRVGKKYFTFDKLRTILVSSPDALKKFPQEKSKTISPEDTVE, via the coding sequence ATGAAACTAAAATATTATACATTACTACTATTAACAGGATTCTCCCTATTAGCCGCACCTGGAGATTTCGTTAAAGATATAAAAATAGAGGATTTAGAATTTAAGATTCCAGAAGTAAATAAATTGGATTTAAACGAAAACCTAAAATACTATTCAATCTATTCAGACAAATTTCCAATATCCTATTTAGAAATTTCCCTTAACGCTGGAGAAGCGGATACCGGCGACAATGGAATAGAAATTCCCCAATTGTTTGCTGAAGTTTTGAAATTTGGAGGATCTAAAAATTTTCCAGAAGACTCTTTTACAAGTAAACTTGAATCCCTTGGTGCTAGTTTTGGAATTTCAAGTGATTACGATAAAATTACTATTACGACTTCCTATCTCTCTCGGGATGAAGAAACTGTTCTAAATTTACTTTCGGACTTAATACAGAATCCAAATTATAGCGAAACTGCGCTCACAAATGGAAAGAAAAAAATGAACGAAATGATCCAAAGAAGAAATGAAAGAACAGAAACTATTGGATTCAGGAAAGCGAAGGAATTATTTTATAGAGGTTTACTAGCAGGAAAAATTTCCCAGACAACTTCCATCGAAAAAATCAAAATGGATGATCTAAAAGAATTTTGGACAAAAGCAAAACAAACAAAAAAAAGAATTTCCATAACTGGTCTTTTTAATGAAAAAAAAATAAAGGAAACTTTTACGGAACTATTTGCAACAGATAACATAAATAAACCGCAAAATAAAGAAAGGGAAAATACTACAGAACTTTCTCTATCCAAATCATTTAAAGAATATAAATACAAAAACCTTTTTATTACAAAAGATGTTAATCAATCTATGGTTCTCATGGTAGGAATTCTTCCTAAACACAACGATCCCGATTTCTATGCGATACAGATTTTAGATTATATTTTAGGCGGTGGAGGATTTAATAGTTATATGATGCAACAAATTCGAGTCGATAAAGGGCTCGCTTATTCCTCTTCGAGTTATCCGATTTTCAAAAAAGAACATGGATTATTGTATGCATATACTTTAACCAAAAACGAAAGTTTAAATCAAGTGCATGAATTGATGAAAGAAATACTATCTGAAAATACATTTCAAAAAATTACTGAAAAAGAAATCGAAGACGCAAAAAAATCCATCAATAATCAATTCGTATTTCTATTTTTAAACAATAACCGTATTCTTGAAAACCAAATAAGGTTTGATGAAGATGAAATGCCAACTGATTATTTAAAAAACTACAGAGCAAATATGGAAAAAGTTACGTTAGAAGATATACGTAGAGTAGGCAAAAAATATTTTACTTTTGATAAACTAAGAACAATTCTTGTATCGAGTCCAGATGCATTGAAAAAGTTTCCACAAGAAAAAAGTAAAACTATATCCCCAGAAGATACTGTAGAGTAA
- a CDS encoding ankyrin repeat domain-containing protein, whose translation MRTILFYFLIGSISFLYAGVNEDMLQGASEGNFALVKRSLENRAEVDIKNEEGETALILAAWYGSPEIVSLLLENGANVNAQDKDGYTAIAKAASLGVGRHYEITEILIQASANVNIKTKEGKSPFLLAILNGHTDLGNVLKEAGAKEEPNFIGRDADKELLSASALGDLQRVKYVFFFQPNVNATDNNGITPLMNSARNGNKEILNLLLKANAKVDVKDNTGKTALMYASRRGHKEIISLLLDQEADVDIEDNGKFTAITWAEKFGQVEIADYLRRLSDK comes from the coding sequence ATGAGAACAATATTATTTTACTTTTTAATTGGAAGTATTTCCTTTTTATATGCAGGGGTAAATGAAGATATGCTTCAGGGTGCGTCCGAAGGAAATTTTGCATTAGTAAAACGTTCATTAGAGAATCGTGCGGAAGTAGATATCAAAAATGAAGAGGGAGAAACGGCTCTTATACTTGCGGCTTGGTATGGATCTCCTGAAATAGTAAGTTTACTTTTAGAAAATGGGGCGAATGTAAACGCACAGGATAAAGATGGTTATACCGCAATTGCCAAGGCTGCATCTTTAGGTGTGGGAAGGCATTATGAAATAACTGAAATATTAATTCAAGCTAGTGCAAATGTAAATATTAAAACGAAAGAAGGAAAAAGTCCATTTTTGTTAGCAATCCTAAATGGACATACAGATCTCGGAAATGTATTAAAAGAGGCCGGAGCAAAAGAAGAACCGAATTTTATCGGAAGAGATGCGGATAAGGAACTATTATCTGCTTCTGCTTTAGGTGATTTGCAACGAGTAAAATATGTATTTTTCTTTCAACCAAATGTAAATGCTACAGATAATAATGGAATAACTCCTTTAATGAATTCAGCTCGTAATGGAAATAAAGAAATTTTAAATCTACTATTAAAAGCAAATGCAAAAGTAGATGTTAAGGATAATACAGGAAAAACAGCATTGATGTATGCTTCTAGAAGAGGTCATAAAGAAATAATTTCTTTATTACTAGATCAAGAAGCAGATGTAGATATTGAGGATAATGGAAAGTTTACTGCGATTACTTGGGCGGAAAAATTTGGACAAGTTGAAATCGCAGATTATTTAAGAAGATTAAGCGACAAATAA
- a CDS encoding MoxR family ATPase, producing the protein MSQKPINLKEGYVVSRELEEALLVAEVTKRPLLIKGEPGTGKTLLAEHISKSRKLPIFKWHVKSTSLAKDGLYFYDAVSRLNDSRFNEGKDREKVQNIENYIRMGPLGLAFESNVQSIVLIDEIDKADLEFPNDLLLELDQMEFVITETNRVVKAKHRPMTIITSNNERELPDAFLRRCIFHYIEFPTRALMEEIIRVHLPDIDSALIQTAMKTFYKIRRMEDMKKKPSTSELLDWIQILLYQGAQLNSMDKIPFLGALVKNEEDLQQYAGQLHVPPKE; encoded by the coding sequence ATGAGTCAAAAACCAATCAATTTGAAAGAAGGATACGTTGTATCTAGAGAATTAGAAGAAGCACTACTTGTAGCTGAAGTAACAAAAAGACCACTTCTAATTAAAGGAGAGCCCGGAACCGGCAAAACATTATTAGCCGAACATATTTCTAAATCTAGGAAACTTCCTATTTTTAAATGGCATGTAAAATCTACTAGTCTTGCAAAAGATGGATTGTACTTTTATGATGCAGTGTCACGGTTAAATGATTCTCGATTTAATGAAGGTAAAGATCGGGAAAAAGTTCAAAATATTGAAAACTACATTCGTATGGGACCTCTTGGGCTTGCTTTTGAGTCGAATGTGCAGTCGATCGTATTAATTGATGAAATTGATAAGGCAGATTTAGAATTTCCAAATGACTTATTATTAGAGTTAGACCAAATGGAATTTGTAATTACGGAGACAAATCGAGTTGTTAAAGCAAAACATCGACCAATGACTATCATTACATCGAACAATGAACGGGAATTGCCTGACGCATTTTTGAGACGCTGTATCTTTCATTATATTGAATTTCCTACCCGTGCTTTAATGGAGGAGATAATTCGAGTTCACTTACCTGATATTGATTCTGCGTTGATTCAAACTGCAATGAAAACATTTTATAAAATACGTCGTATGGAAGATATGAAAAAGAAGCCTTCTACGAGTGAGTTATTGGATTGGATTCAGATTCTTCTCTACCAAGGTGCACAATTAAATTCTATGGATAAAATCCCATTTCTGGGAGCATTGGTAAAAAATGAGGAAGACTTACAACAATATGCCGGGCAACTACATGTTCCGCCAAAGGAATAG
- a CDS encoding ATP phosphoribosyltransferase regulatory subunit produces the protein MLNEHNKNSEVKWIPDGFHFLGHEESLRRKKILDKVYKFFQERGYLEVTPPSFDFTSSFLKYVSPQEEARILKSRDLSGKEISPSIDLTLQVVKGMAGYSVKKGNQKIFYTGRIVKDNFKKNADRREILQAGAEVIGHSNSNTFKMLLTHISELSLELDLQQKITLVLGNTAIYSQIVKYLKFSPEDKNTLSHLLYLKEEKSIREFLNIKVNKKDIKEILTKLILSFDLKGIKSDLLAISKKYKMNLEDPIEETVDIFKYSHHFKNLDLCLDYSLIRDLDYYTGFVFHGYYDRISYPLVTGGAYDNLFEKFSGLEKRACGFAMNIDIIEEINRV, from the coding sequence TTGCTAAACGAACATAACAAAAACTCAGAGGTTAAATGGATTCCAGATGGGTTTCATTTTTTAGGTCACGAAGAAAGTTTAAGAAGAAAAAAAATCTTAGACAAAGTCTATAAATTCTTTCAAGAAAGAGGTTATCTTGAGGTAACACCCCCTAGTTTTGACTTTACATCTTCTTTTTTAAAATATGTGTCCCCTCAAGAAGAAGCAAGAATTTTAAAATCAAGGGATTTGTCAGGGAAGGAAATTTCCCCTAGCATTGACTTAACTCTCCAAGTTGTCAAGGGGATGGCTGGTTATTCTGTAAAAAAAGGAAATCAGAAAATTTTTTACACGGGAAGAATCGTAAAAGACAATTTTAAGAAAAATGCCGACCGGAGAGAAATCTTGCAAGCAGGGGCTGAAGTGATTGGGCATTCCAATTCCAATACATTCAAAATGCTATTAACACATATAAGTGAACTCAGTTTAGAGTTAGATTTACAACAAAAAATCACTCTAGTTTTAGGGAATACTGCCATTTATTCGCAAATTGTGAAATATCTAAAATTCTCCCCTGAGGATAAGAATACTTTGTCGCATTTATTGTATCTAAAAGAAGAAAAAAGTATTCGAGAGTTTTTAAATATAAAAGTAAATAAAAAAGATATTAAGGAAATTTTAACAAAGTTAATTCTTTCTTTTGATTTAAAAGGTATTAAATCTGACTTATTAGCCATTTCTAAAAAATACAAAATGAATTTAGAAGATCCTATTGAAGAAACAGTGGATATTTTTAAATATTCTCATCATTTTAAAAACTTGGACTTGTGTTTGGATTACTCTCTCATTAGAGACTTAGATTATTATACGGGTTTTGTGTTTCATGGTTATTATGATCGGATTTCTTATCCATTAGTGACGGGCGGGGCTTACGACAATTTGTTCGAAAAATTTTCCGGATTGGAAAAACGAGCTTGTGGTTTTGCTATGAATATAGATATTATAGAAGAAATAAATAGAGTTTAA